In a single window of the Atlantibacter hermannii genome:
- the hypF gene encoding hydrogenase maturation protein hypF gives MSGAIPGVQFHIRGKVQGVGFRPFVWQLARQLNLKGDVCNTGNGVVVRIAGGEDDFVTRLYAQCPPLAAIHAVTRSEMVWDSAPQDFIIIQSQQCAMDTQIVPDAATCPACLEEINTPGNRRYRYPFTNCTHCGPRLTIIKAMPYDRACTVMAAFPLCPDCEREYRNPLDRRFHAQPLACPVCGPQLFWIQGEETLHRDCALEAAVAALQRGEVVAIKGLGGMHLAVDARSDRAVMRLRERKQRPTKPLAVMLPDGADLPDAALSLLRSPAAPVVLVAARSVPGLSAFIAPGLGEIGVMLPANPLQHLLLQAFGAPLVMTSGNLNGRPPAITNQQALDELADIADGWLLHNRDINQRMDDSVVRQSGEVMRRARGYVPDAIALPPGFTALPPILAVGADLKNTFCLLRGNSAVLSQHLGDLTEERVPAQWRLALKMMRELYDFTPTRIVVDAHPAYLSSQMGREMDPSPDVVLHHHAHAAACLAEHQWPLDGGKAIALTLDGIGYGADDQLWGGECLLVDYTDCERLGGLPAVALPGGDLAARQPWRNLLAHWLTFVPDWQRYPEAEGLKTHPWDVLARAITRQLNSPPASSAGRLFDAVACALGLAPNTQSYEGEAACGLEALALQAGETAHPVTMPFDGQELGLATFWHQWLNWQAPQSRARLCISRCAGARVCGDGAPSRQATRHYNRGVFRWCTA, from the coding sequence ATGTCTGGCGCGATCCCCGGCGTACAATTTCACATTCGTGGCAAAGTGCAGGGCGTCGGCTTCCGGCCTTTTGTCTGGCAGTTAGCCCGGCAGTTAAATCTGAAGGGTGATGTCTGCAATACTGGCAATGGCGTAGTGGTGCGTATTGCGGGCGGTGAAGACGATTTCGTGACGCGCCTGTATGCGCAATGCCCCCCGCTGGCGGCGATACACGCCGTGACGCGCAGTGAAATGGTCTGGGATAGCGCGCCCCAGGACTTCATCATCATTCAAAGCCAACAGTGCGCCATGGATACGCAAATTGTTCCGGATGCCGCTACCTGTCCGGCCTGCCTTGAAGAAATTAACACCCCCGGAAACCGGCGTTATCGTTATCCCTTCACCAACTGCACCCACTGCGGCCCCCGGCTCACCATCATTAAAGCGATGCCTTACGACCGCGCCTGTACCGTGATGGCGGCGTTTCCGCTCTGCCCGGACTGCGAACGCGAATACCGTAACCCGCTGGACCGCCGTTTCCACGCGCAACCACTGGCCTGCCCGGTTTGCGGCCCACAGCTGTTCTGGATACAGGGGGAAGAAACCCTGCATCGCGATTGCGCGCTGGAGGCCGCTGTGGCGGCGTTGCAACGGGGCGAAGTCGTTGCCATTAAAGGACTGGGCGGGATGCACCTGGCGGTGGATGCGCGCAGCGATCGTGCGGTAATGCGATTGCGCGAACGGAAACAACGGCCCACGAAACCGCTGGCGGTCATGCTGCCGGATGGCGCGGATTTACCTGACGCGGCGCTGTCCCTGTTACGTTCCCCCGCCGCGCCGGTGGTGTTGGTGGCGGCGCGCAGCGTTCCCGGCCTGAGTGCGTTTATCGCGCCCGGCCTTGGCGAAATCGGCGTTATGCTGCCCGCCAACCCCTTGCAGCACCTGTTGTTACAGGCGTTTGGCGCGCCGCTGGTTATGACCTCCGGCAATCTGAACGGCAGACCTCCCGCCATCACCAATCAACAGGCGCTGGACGAGCTGGCGGACATCGCCGACGGCTGGCTGCTGCATAACCGCGACATTAATCAACGCATGGACGATTCGGTGGTGCGCCAGAGCGGCGAAGTGATGCGCCGGGCCCGTGGCTATGTCCCTGACGCCATTGCATTGCCGCCGGGCTTTACGGCGCTGCCGCCCATACTGGCGGTGGGGGCCGATCTCAAAAATACCTTCTGTCTGTTGCGTGGCAACAGCGCCGTACTGAGCCAGCACCTTGGCGATCTCACTGAAGAACGCGTCCCGGCGCAGTGGCGTCTGGCGCTGAAAATGATGCGCGAGCTGTATGATTTCACCCCGACGCGGATCGTGGTGGATGCCCATCCGGCTTATCTCAGCAGCCAGATGGGCCGCGAAATGGACCCGTCGCCAGACGTGGTGTTGCATCACCACGCCCATGCCGCTGCCTGCCTGGCGGAACATCAATGGCCGCTGGACGGCGGCAAGGCGATCGCGCTGACGCTGGACGGCATCGGTTACGGCGCTGATGACCAGCTCTGGGGCGGAGAATGTCTGCTGGTGGATTACACCGATTGTGAACGGCTGGGAGGATTACCCGCGGTGGCGTTGCCCGGCGGCGACCTGGCGGCGCGTCAGCCGTGGCGTAATCTGCTGGCCCATTGGCTGACATTTGTCCCTGACTGGCAGCGCTATCCGGAAGCGGAAGGGTTGAAAACCCATCCCTGGGACGTACTGGCGCGGGCCATTACGCGGCAGTTAAATTCACCGCCAGCCTCGTCGGCCGGACGGCTGTTCGACGCGGTGGCCTGTGCGCTGGGTCTTGCGCCGAACACGCAAAGCTATGAGGGCGAAGCCGCCTGCGGACTGGAGGCGCTGGCGTTGCAGGCGGGGGAGACCGCGCATCCTGTGACGATGCCGTTCGACGGACAGGAACTGGGTTTGGCCACCTTCTGGCATCAGTGGCTGAACTGGCAAGCGCCCCAAAGCCGAGCGCGCCTTTGCATTTCACGATGCGCTGGTGCAAGGGTTTGCGGAGATGGCGCGCCATCACGCCAGGCAACGCGGCATTACAACCGTGGTGTTTTCCGGTGGTGTACTGCATAA
- the hypA_1 gene encoding hydrogenase nickel incorporation protein HypA family, whose amino-acid sequence MHELSLAQGVIQLLEDQAATGHFQRITHVWLDVGALACVELSSLQFGLEVARRGTVASDAQFHIDIVPAQGWCFACNTAFRAEQHALPCPHCGSWEIQIDKGNAMRVREMEVE is encoded by the coding sequence ATGCATGAATTATCGTTAGCTCAGGGCGTTATTCAGTTACTGGAAGATCAAGCCGCTACCGGACATTTTCAGCGTATTACCCACGTCTGGTTGGATGTCGGCGCGCTGGCCTGTGTCGAGCTTTCCTCACTACAATTTGGTCTTGAGGTAGCGCGGCGCGGCACGGTCGCGTCAGACGCCCAGTTTCATATTGATATTGTACCGGCGCAGGGCTGGTGTTTTGCCTGCAACACCGCATTCCGCGCTGAACAGCATGCGTTACCCTGTCCGCACTGCGGCTCCTGGGAGATCCAAATTGATAAGGGCAACGCGATGCGCGTGCGCGAAATGGAGGTTGAATAA